Proteins encoded within one genomic window of Arachis ipaensis cultivar K30076 chromosome B08, Araip1.1, whole genome shotgun sequence:
- the LOC107611213 gene encoding uncharacterized protein LOC107611213 has translation MRLNPEKCAFAVQGGKFLGFMLTCRGIEANPDKCRAVLDMASPKTVKEVQRLTGRLAALSRFVPCLASTSVPFFQTIKKKSKFEWNDDCERAFSKLKTTLSQPPILQKPLQGEDLFLYLSVTDWAISSALVTERSKVQHPVYFVSKTLQHAELNYPRIEKLALALIFSARRFRPYFQSHVIHVRTDHPLRQVLYKPEVAGRLIKWAVELSEFDIRYQSRGPIKSQFLADFIAELTIPSEEDHAKQWILFVDGSSNQEGCGAGIRLEADDGFILEHSIHLAFKASNNQSEYEALLARLRLCSDLQISTIKVYCDSLLVVQQVNDLFQVKDPLLSKYLLLVKKLSKKFIKFEIEHIPREQNQRADLLSKLGSTQSTLTTLHQFTITSPTVTLINALSVSQETDWRMNFIHYLETGVVPEGVENSKKFRRQASFFTILNGELYRRGYTRPLLICLNKSEAETALAEAHEGVCGTHTGARSLASKVLRAGFFWPTLTHDSKQKIRTCNNCQRHAPLIHIPAEQLHHADISWPFNQWGLDILGPFPTAPGQVKYLIVGIDYFSKWVEAQPLARITSQQTITFVWKHIICRFGIPQHITTDNGRQFADQKFQAFLQNLKIKQHFASVEHPQTNGQAEAANKVILHALKKKLDEAKGLWAELIPEVLWGYNTTPQTSTKETPFRLVYGSEAMIPLEISQNSIRTYIKNQDETRKSELDVIEEIRDIATLRQRAAQQAIARQYNKAVRNRNFVTGDLVLRKTETARKPPTHGKLAANWDGPYRVSQALGQGAYKLETLDGNFLPSTWNVSSLKKFYS, from the coding sequence ATGCGCCTCAACCCCGAGAAATGTGCCTTCGCCGTCCAAGGGGGTaagttcttaggcttcatgctgaCGTGCAGGGGAATAGAGGCAAACCCAGACAAATGCCGAGCAGTGCTAGACATGGCCAGCCCCAAAACAGTAAAAGAAGTCCAGCGCCTCACAGGACGCCTTGCCGCACTTTCCAGATTTGTTCCCTGTTTAGCTTCAACTTCTGTTCCTTTTTTccaaacaataaaaaagaaaagtaaattcgaGTGGAACGACGATTGTGAGAGggccttttcaaaattaaaaacaacaCTCTCACAACCGCCGATCCTACAAAAACCCCTACAAGGGGAGgatttatttctatatttatcgGTAACTGATTGGGCAATAAGCTCAGCCCTTGTTACAGAAAGAAGCAAAGTTCAGCATCCAGTGTACTTTGTTAGCAAAACTCTACAGCATGCCGAACTTAACTATCCAAGGATTGAAAAGCTCGCGTTAGCACTCATATTCTCGGCGCGACGTTTCCGACCTTATTTCCAGAGTCACGTTATCCATGTCAGAACAGATCACCCACTAAGACAAGTGCTGTACAAACCAGAAGTTGCAGGACGACTAATTAAATGGGCAGTCGAACTGTCTGAATTCGACATCAGATACCAATCCAGAGGACCAATCAAGTCACAATTCCTGGCAGATTTTATTGCCGAACTTACCATACCATCTGAAGAAGATCATGCAAAACAATGGATTTTATTTGTCGACGGCTCCTCAAATCAAGAAGGCTGTGGTGCAGGAATTCGTCTTGAAGCCGACGACGGATTCATCTTGGAACACTCAATACACTTAGCCTTCAAAGCAAGCAACAACCAGTCCGAGTATGAAGCACTACTCGCCAGACTCAGACTTTGCTCAGATCTTCAAATATCGACGATCAAGGTATATTGTGACTCTTTGTTAGTCGTACAGCAGGTAAATGACCTCTTCCAGGTAAAAGACCCTCTACTTTCTAAATACCTGCTACTAGTAAAGAAACTTTCAAAGAAATTTATCAAATTTGAAATAGAACATATTCCTCGAGAACAAAACCAGAGAGCAGATCTCTTATCTAAGCTCGGCAGTACTCAGTCTACTCTAACCACACTACACCAGTTCACAATAACATCACCCACTGTTACTCTGATAAACGCATTAAGTGTTTCACAGGAAACAGATTGGAGGATGAACTTTATACACTATTTAGAAACAGGTGTTGTGCCAGAAGGGGTCGAAAACAGTAAAAAATTTCGGCGGCAAGCATCCTTCTTCACAATCCTAAATGGAGAACTATATCGACGAGGTTATACCCGGCCACTACTCATATGTCTCAACAAGTCCGAAGCAGAAACAGCTTTAGCCGAGGCACACGAGGGAGTCTGCGGGACACACACAGGAGCTCGGAGCCTAGCATCAAAGGTCCTCCGGGCTGGGTTTTTCTGGCCGACTTTAACACACGACAGCAAACAGAAAATCAGGACATGCAACAATTGCCAAAGACATGCACCCCTGATACACATACCTGCCGAACAGTTACATCACGCAGACATCAGTTGGCCATTCAACCAATGGGGTCTAGATATACTCGGGCCGTTCCCTACGGCACCGGGCCAGGTAAAATATCTTATTGTCGGAATTGATTATTTCTCCAAATGGGTGGAGGCCCAACCTTTAGCAAGAATAACATCACAACAAACAATCACATTTGTTTGGAAGCACATTATTTGCCGTTTCGGCATACCTCAGCATATTACAACTGACAATGGTCGCCAGTTTGCCGATCAAAAATTTCAAGCTTTTTTGCAGAATCTAAAAATAAAACAACACTTCGCCTCTGTGGAACATCCCCAAACGAACGGCCAAGCTGAAGCCGCAAACAAAGTCATCTTACATGCACTAAAGAAGAAACTAGACGAGGCCAAAGGACTCTGGGCCGAATTAATACCTGAAGTACTTTGGGGATACAACACCACCCCACAAACATCAACAAAGGAGACACCATTCAGATTGGTATATGGCTCAGAGGCCATGATACCCCTGGAGATCTCCCAGAACTCTATCCGAACTTACATAAAAAATCAGGACGAGACTCGGAAATCCGAGCTCGACGTGATCGAAGAAATAAGAGACATAGCCACATTGAGGCAACGCGCAGCGCAGCAAGCCATAGCTCGACAATACAACAAAGCGGTGAGAAACAGAAACTTCGTCACAGGAGATCTAGTTCTCCGCAAAACCGAAACTGCTCGGAAACCACCAACACATGGAAAGCTCGCAGCTAATTGGGATGGTCCATACCGAGTATCCCAAGCACTCGGCCAAGGAGCATACAAATTAGAAACACTAGATGGTAACTTCTTACCTAGTACATGGAATGTATCCTCCTTAAAGAAATTTTATAGTTAA
- the LOC107611212 gene encoding uncharacterized protein LOC107611212 — translation MADVPPPSLSELMQMVAELQQANQRMANENQIMAAQIAELNHARIEHNDAHRQQAEDEEHQSQPTHVSETAQHEEQQQEDMKEESEDLVGPFTEEVMNFELPKRFTLPLTLTPYDGLGDPKKFIKKFRSIMIVNGSISRFYQLAKLFEEHFAGSAIYLHDSDYLNTIKQGTNESLKDYMTRFTKVAINIPDLHPEVHLHAIKSGLRPGKFQETIAVAKPKTLAEFREKAKGQIDIEELRQARKSDKSHFREEDKSSTIKKSFKLTPRFDSYTQFNTKREDIIKEILNSKLIKPPRKAGTYQDAKHADKSKYCAFHQKHGHNTDDCVVAKDLLERLARQGHLDKYISGHIQKRSHSSTTNDLSEQKR, via the exons ATGGCTGACGTACCGCCTCCATCACTGTCCGAACTCATGCAAATGGTAGCTGAGCTACAACAAGCTAATCAGCGGATGGCTAACGAGAACCAAATAATGGCTGCTCAAATTGCCGAACTAAATCATGCTCGGATTGAACACAATGATGCTCATCGCCAACAGGCGGAGGACGAGGAACATCAATCCCAACCGACCCATGTTTCAGAAACCGCTCAACATGAAGAGCAGCAGCAGGAAGACATGAAAGAAGAATCCGAGGACCTTGTAGGCCCTTTCACAGAAGAAGTAATGAATTTCGAACTGCCGAAGAGGTTCACTCTGCCGTTGACCCTCACACCTTACGATGGACTTGGAGACCCAAAGAAGTTCATAAAGAAATTCCGATCAATAATGATCGTCAATG GTTCCATTTCGCGCTTTTATCAGCTGGCGAAGTTATTCGAAGAACATTTCGCCGGATCTGCAATATACTTGCACGATTCCGATTACCTGAACACCATCAAGCAAGGAACGAACGAAAGCCTAAAGGACTACATGACTCGCTTTACCAAGGTCGCAATCAACATACCAGATCTCCATCCCGAAGTCCATCTACACGCAATTAAAAGCGGCCTCCGACCTGGAAAATTCCAGGAAACAATCGCAGTAGCAAAACCGAAGACCCTAGCAGAATTTCGTGAGAAAGCAAAAGGACAAATTGACATCGAGGAGCTCCGACAAGCTCGGAAATCTGACAAGTCACACTTCCGCGAAGAAGATAAGAGTTCAACCATTAAGAAAAGTTTTAAACTAACACCCAGATTTGATTCTTATACGCAGTTCAACACCAAAAGGGAGGACATAATCAAGGAGATCTTGAACTCCAAACTAATTAAGCCACCAAGAAAGGCCGGCACATACCAGGATGCAAAACACGCGGACAAATCAAAGTACTGCGCTTTCCACCAAAAACACGGCCACAACACTGATGATTGTGTGGTCGCCAAAGACCTCTTAGAACGACTAGCAAGACAAGGACACCTAGACAAATACATTAGTGGTCACATCCAAAAGCGCAGCCACAGTTCCACAACAAACGACCTCTCTGAACAAAAAAGATAA
- the LOC107614212 gene encoding uncharacterized protein LOC107614212 isoform X1 gives MHNYQLFTVTILITLSIISSEKLSSNNMGNIAGSNNNTILPVNTTFKLPANIPVWPKGDGFASGIIDLGGLKVSQISTFNKVWTTQEGGPDNLGATFFEPTGIPEGFFMLGSYSQPNNKPFFGFVLVAKDDSSTGALLKKPIDYTLVYTSNSTKIKQDKDGYVWLPTPPEGYKALGHVVTNTPHKPSLDKIMCVRSDFTEQCETYSWIWGPQKSEDDKGFNVHSIRPTNRGIKAQGVLVGTFLAHVGATTTSTIPLSCLKTSNINNFSSSMPNLPQINALVQAYAPIMYLHPDEKYQPCSTNWFFSNGGLLYHKGEESKPVAIEPNGSNLPQLGSNDGTYWLDLPSDKTNHDRVKKGDFKTCQAYIHVKPMFGGTFTDLAMWVFYPFNGPGTAKLGLISKVPLGKIGEHVGDWEHVTLRISNFNGWLWNIYFSQHSKGQWVDASMAEFQNGNKPVAYSSLNGHALYPKAGLVLQGTGDIGIRNDTAKSNMVVEFGVGYEIVAAGEYLEKEIVVEPPWLNYFREWGPKINYDVKEELEKLEKVFPLLKELQDILPSELLGEEGPTGPKVKNNWGGDEYIS, from the exons ATGCACAACTACCAATTATTCACAGTCACCATACTCATTACTCTATCTATTATTTCTTCTGAGAAATTAAGCTCCAACAATATGGGGAACATAGCTGGTTCTAACAATAACACAATTCTTCCCGTTAACACCACATTTAAGCTTCCAGCTAATATACCAGTTTGGCCAAAAG GTGATGGATTTGCAAGTGGAATCATTGATCTCGGTGGTTTAAAAGTATCACAAATTTCAACATTCAACAAGGTTTGGACAACACAAGAAGGTGGACCAGACAATTTGGGAGCTACATTCTTTGAGCCAACAGGAATACCAGAAGGGTTCTTCATGTTAGGATCATACAGCCAACCAAACAACAAGCCTTTCTTTGGTTTTGTTCTTGTTGCAAAAGATGATTCTTCAACAGGAGCATTATTAAAGAAACCAATTGATTACACATTGGTATACACCAGCAATTCCACCAagatcaagcaagacaaagatggCTATGTTTGGTTACCAACACCACCTGAAGGATACAAGGCCTTGGGACATGTTGTTACCAACACACCCCATAAGCCATCATTGGACAAAATCATGTGTGTGAGGTCAGATTTCACTGAGCAATGTGAGACATATTCATGGATTTGGGGACCACAAAAGAGTGAAGATGACAAAGGTTTCAATGTCCATTCCATTAGGCCAACCAATAGAGGAATCAAAGCTCAAGGTGTTCTTGTAGGAACCTTCTTAGCCCATGTTGGTGCTACCACAACAAGCACTATTCCTCTTTCTTGTTTGAAAACTTCCAACATTAACAACTTCTCTTCTTCAATGCCTAATCTACCCCAAATTAATGCATTAGTTCAAGCTTATGCTCCAATCATGTACTTGCACCCTGATGAAAAGTACCAACCTTGTTCCACCAATTGGTTTTTCTCAAATGGGGGCTTATTATACCACAAAGGTGAAGAATCAAAGCCTGTGGCGATAGAACCAAATGGCTCAAACCTCCCACAACTTGGTTCCAATGATGGGACATATTGGTTAGACCTTCCTAGTGACAAAACCAACCATGACAGGGTCAAAAAGGGTGATTTCAAAACATGCCAAGCCTACATTCATGTGAAACCAATGTTTGGTGGAACATTCACTGACCTTGCAATGTGGGTTTTCTACCCATTCAATGGTCCTGGAACTGCAAAACTAGGACTCATAAGCAAAGTTCCATTGGGGAAAATCGGCGAACACGTGGGGGACTGGGAACATGTTACACTAAGAATAAGCAACTTCAATGGCTGGTTGTGGAATATTTACTTCTCACAACATAGTAAAGGCCAATGGGTGGATGCATCAATGGCTGAATTCCAAAATGGGAACAAACCAGTGGCTTATTCTTCATTGAATGGTCATGCTTTGTACCCAAAAGCTGGCCTTGTTCTTCAAGGTACTGGTGACATTGGAATAAGAAATGACACTGCTAAGAGCAACATGGTTGTGGAATTTGGAGTAGGGTATGAGATAGTTGCTGCTGGTGAGTATTTGGAGAAAGAGATTGTTGTGGAACCTCCATGGTTGAACTACTTTAGGGAATGGGGTCCTAAGATTAACTATGACGTGAAAGAGGAGTTGGAGAAATTGGAGAAAGTGTTCCCTCTTTTGAAAGAGCTTCAAGATATTTTGCCGAGTGAGCTGTTGGGAGAAGAAGGCCCAACAGGGCCTAAGGTTAAGAACAATTGGGGTG GTGATGAGTACATCTCGTAG
- the LOC107614212 gene encoding uncharacterized protein LOC107614212 isoform X2 → MHNYQLFTVTILITLSIISSEKLSSNNMGNIAGSNNNTILPVNTTFKLPANIPVWPKGDGFASGIIDLGGLKVSQISTFNKVWTTQEGGPDNLGATFFEPTGIPEGFFMLGSYSQPNNKPFFGFVLVAKDDSSTGALLKKPIDYTLVYTSNSTKIKQDKDGYVWLPTPPEGYKALGHVVTNTPHKPSLDKIMCVRSDFTEQCETYSWIWGPQKSEDDKGFNVHSIRPTNRGIKAQGVLVGTFLAHVGATTTSTIPLSCLKTSNINNFSSSMPNLPQINALVQAYAPIMYLHPDEKYQPCSTNWFFSNGGLLYHKGEESKPVAIEPNGSNLPQLGSNDGTYWLDLPSDKTNHDRVKKGDFKTCQAYIHVKPMFGGTFTDLAMWVFYPFNGPGTAKLGLISKVPLGKIGEHVGDWEHVTLRISNFNGWLWNIYFSQHSKGQWVDASMAEFQNGNKPVAYSSLNGHALYPKAGLVLQGTGDIGIRNDTAKSNMVVEFGVGYEIVAAGEYLEKEIVVEPPWLNYFREWGPKINYDVKEELEKLEKVFPLLKELQDILPSELLGEEGPTGPKVKNNWGGDES, encoded by the exons ATGCACAACTACCAATTATTCACAGTCACCATACTCATTACTCTATCTATTATTTCTTCTGAGAAATTAAGCTCCAACAATATGGGGAACATAGCTGGTTCTAACAATAACACAATTCTTCCCGTTAACACCACATTTAAGCTTCCAGCTAATATACCAGTTTGGCCAAAAG GTGATGGATTTGCAAGTGGAATCATTGATCTCGGTGGTTTAAAAGTATCACAAATTTCAACATTCAACAAGGTTTGGACAACACAAGAAGGTGGACCAGACAATTTGGGAGCTACATTCTTTGAGCCAACAGGAATACCAGAAGGGTTCTTCATGTTAGGATCATACAGCCAACCAAACAACAAGCCTTTCTTTGGTTTTGTTCTTGTTGCAAAAGATGATTCTTCAACAGGAGCATTATTAAAGAAACCAATTGATTACACATTGGTATACACCAGCAATTCCACCAagatcaagcaagacaaagatggCTATGTTTGGTTACCAACACCACCTGAAGGATACAAGGCCTTGGGACATGTTGTTACCAACACACCCCATAAGCCATCATTGGACAAAATCATGTGTGTGAGGTCAGATTTCACTGAGCAATGTGAGACATATTCATGGATTTGGGGACCACAAAAGAGTGAAGATGACAAAGGTTTCAATGTCCATTCCATTAGGCCAACCAATAGAGGAATCAAAGCTCAAGGTGTTCTTGTAGGAACCTTCTTAGCCCATGTTGGTGCTACCACAACAAGCACTATTCCTCTTTCTTGTTTGAAAACTTCCAACATTAACAACTTCTCTTCTTCAATGCCTAATCTACCCCAAATTAATGCATTAGTTCAAGCTTATGCTCCAATCATGTACTTGCACCCTGATGAAAAGTACCAACCTTGTTCCACCAATTGGTTTTTCTCAAATGGGGGCTTATTATACCACAAAGGTGAAGAATCAAAGCCTGTGGCGATAGAACCAAATGGCTCAAACCTCCCACAACTTGGTTCCAATGATGGGACATATTGGTTAGACCTTCCTAGTGACAAAACCAACCATGACAGGGTCAAAAAGGGTGATTTCAAAACATGCCAAGCCTACATTCATGTGAAACCAATGTTTGGTGGAACATTCACTGACCTTGCAATGTGGGTTTTCTACCCATTCAATGGTCCTGGAACTGCAAAACTAGGACTCATAAGCAAAGTTCCATTGGGGAAAATCGGCGAACACGTGGGGGACTGGGAACATGTTACACTAAGAATAAGCAACTTCAATGGCTGGTTGTGGAATATTTACTTCTCACAACATAGTAAAGGCCAATGGGTGGATGCATCAATGGCTGAATTCCAAAATGGGAACAAACCAGTGGCTTATTCTTCATTGAATGGTCATGCTTTGTACCCAAAAGCTGGCCTTGTTCTTCAAGGTACTGGTGACATTGGAATAAGAAATGACACTGCTAAGAGCAACATGGTTGTGGAATTTGGAGTAGGGTATGAGATAGTTGCTGCTGGTGAGTATTTGGAGAAAGAGATTGTTGTGGAACCTCCATGGTTGAACTACTTTAGGGAATGGGGTCCTAAGATTAACTATGACGTGAAAGAGGAGTTGGAGAAATTGGAGAAAGTGTTCCCTCTTTTGAAAGAGCTTCAAGATATTTTGCCGAGTGAGCTGTTGGGAGAAGAAGGCCCAACAGGGCCTAAGGTTAAGAACAATTGGGGTGGTGATGAAAGTTAG